A part of Rhopalosiphum maidis isolate BTI-1 chromosome 3, ASM367621v3, whole genome shotgun sequence genomic DNA contains:
- the LOC113557804 gene encoding uncharacterized protein LOC113557804 yields the protein MSIDEKKIQARSNDRSVTTKKLYSGIVLGSRLIAEMLGKELRLSDRVENHNHSITRCYSHNARCSAGSDNCCDAGQSCGRSNPRPSNVGRASCDGEAGGRSAASSPVYQDQGVVQSAQPVRARVPVPCPCSAEPSRRHDRAAQIPLNRRNTYDVQPPPCGDQNARRCDYDVEPEPQNCSPQNDRRATYDVSRPCAALQDDRRATYDVSRPCAALHRRATYDVSRPCAALQDDRRATYDVEPPARSFGCGSGARNLTLPFSMTGTIQLSGFDDLSPVRQPPRNGQSSCSGLHDTDGDIDDFLDNHLNYDMVAPRAVALPGQPYVRIDESAANTTPEAFRMTVHDRSSLGSQAMGIPSPPCDFGSCGSRNTSADHRSRPFGLDDSFVVGAPRDRQSRARSAAPACSSSSRNNRRRDTFDRCTR from the exons ATGTCGATCGATGAAAAGAAAATCCAAGCGAGATCGAACGATCGATCTGTCACGACGAAAAAACTGTACTCTGGGATCGTTCTAGGTTCTCGTCTGATCGCTGAAATGCTCGGCAAAGAACTGCGTCTGTCCGACCGCGTCGAAAATCACAACCATTCGATTACGCGGTGTTATAGCCATAACGCTCGGTGCAGCGCCGGAAGCGATAACTGCTGCGACGCCGGCCAGAGCTGTGGCCGCTCCAACCCACGACCGTCGAACGTCGGACGTGCGTCGTGCGATGGCGAAGCCGGCGGCCGGTCGGCCGCTTCGAGTCCGGTGTACCAGGACCAAGGAGTCGTGCAATCAGCCCAGCCCGTGCGCGCCAGGGTGCCGGTCCCGTGCCCGTGCAGCGCCGAACCGTCCAGGAGACACGACCGGGCGGCGCAGATTCCTCTGAACAGGCGCAACACTTACGATGTGCAGCCGCCACCGTGTGGTGATCAAAACGCCCGGCGGTGTGATTATGACGTGGAGCCGGAGCCGCAGAACTGCTCGCCCCAAAACGACCGGCGGGCCACTTACGACGTGTCGCGACCGTGCGCCGCGCTCCAAGACGACCGGCGGGCCACTTACGACGTGTCGCGACCGTGCGCCGCGCTCCACCGGCGGGCCACTTACGACGTGTCGCGACCGTGCGCCGCGCTCCAAGACGACCGGCGGGCCACTTACGACGT TGAGCCGCCGGCGCGATCGTTCGGTTGCGGTTCGGGGGCGCGCAACCTGACCTTACCGTTTTCGATGACCGGCACCATCCAGCTGAGCGGGTTCGATGATCTGTCGCCGGTGCGACAGCCGCCGCGCAACGGGCAGTCGTCGTGCAGCGGACTCCACGACACGGACGGTGACATCGACGACTTCCTCGACAATCATCTCAACTACGACATGGTGGCGCCGCGGGCGGTGGCCCTGCCCGGACAGCCGTACGTGCGCATCGACGAGTCGGCGGCGAACACGACGCCCGAAGCGTTTCGCATGACGGTCCACGACCGCAGCTCGTTGGGTTCGCAAGCGATGGGCATCCCGAGTCCGCCGTGCGATTTCGGCAGCTGCGGGTCGCGCAACACGTCGGCCGACCACCGTTCCCGGCCGTTCGGTCTCGACGATTCGTTCGTCGTGGGCGCGCCGCGCGACCGCCAGTCGAGGGCCAGGTCGGCGGCGCCCGCGTGCAGCTCGTCGTCCCGCAACAACCGCAGGCGCGACACTTTCGACCGGTGCACCCGCTAG
- the LOC113556544 gene encoding RNA pseudouridylate synthase domain-containing protein 2-like isoform X2 gives MSYGRIGFGIQRFIKLFSKNSFAVPQKKMENNLLQYPALLIRNKSDVGVQCSTPNGLETTDCKSDEDDCQEKPDLLQISKRKLDDQNGHVKKPKKVKLDPVLITRPGYSAERFDETSYYIENGLRKVYPYYFTFTTYTKGRWVGRTLMDVFGEEFRAHSSDEYERHIEKGSLTINNERVTADYVLKHNDLLANVVHRHEVPVANGTIDVIHLDDDIVVVNKPSSIPVHPCGRYRHNTVIFVLAKEHGLRDLKTIHRLDRLTSGVLMFGRTQNRARTLEAQIRDRKVNKQYVCRVDGRFPESVECEQPIEVISYKIGVCKVSPSGKQCSTSFQLIGYNEKADISVVLCKPRSGRMHQIRVHLQYLGYPIQNDPLYNDTVFGPEKGRAGNFGKTDEQLVQDLIHAHNAENWSVTDDGLPIIPVVDDILPVLLEAENGRPVVKNCATVDMSTQTGIDVPDVGFDETKLTVDAHCQECKIRYKDPKPADLVMYLHALKYSGPDWAYETPMPAWADVNWQEP, from the coding sequence ATGTCGTATGGTCGAATTGGATTCGGAATTCAGCgattcataaaattgttttcaaagaaCTCGTTTGCTGTTCcgcaaaaaaaaatggaaaataatttattacaatatccgGCTTTGCTTATTCGCAATAAATCAGACGTCGGGGTACAGTGTTCCACACCAAACGGTTTAGAAACGACCGACTGTAAATCTGACGAAGACGACTGTCAAGAAAAACCAGATTTATTGCAGATAAGTAAACGTAAACTTGATGATCAGAACGGGCACGTCAAGAAGCCTAAGAAAGTCAAACTGGATCCAGTTCTAATTACGCGCCCAGGTTACTCGGCCGAGAGGTTCGACGAAACGTCTTATTACATTGAAAATGGTCTGAGGAAGGTTTATCCTTATTATTTCACGTTCACCACCTACACTAAAGGACGATGGGTGGGCAGGACTCTGATGGACGTGTTTGGCGAGGAGTTCCGCGCCCATTCGTCCGACGAATATGAACGGCACATCGAAAAGGGATCTTTGACGATAAACAATGAACGCGTGACCGCCGACTACGTATTGAAGCATAACGATCTTCTGGCGAACGTGGTGCATAGACATGAAGTGCCGGTGGCTAATGGCACGATCGACGTCATACACCTGGACGACGATATCGTAGTCGTCAACAAGCCCTCCAGCATTCCGGTGCACCCATGCGGCCGTTACAGGCACAACACCGTGATATTCGTGCTAGCGAAAGAGCACGGTCTGAGAGACCTGAAGACCATCCATCGACTCGACCGGTTGACTAGCGGTGTTCTGATGTTTGGCCGGACGCAGAACAGGGCGCGGACGCTGGAGGCTCAGATACGGGACCGGAAAGTAAACAAACAGTATGTGTGCCGCGTCGACGGCAGGTTTCCAGAATCGGTCGAGTGCGAGCAGCCGATCGAGGTGATCAGCTACAAGATTGGCGTGTGCAAGGTGTCGCCTAGCGGGAAACAGTGTAGCACGTCGTTCCAGCTGATAGGGTACAACGAGAAGGCGGATATCAGCGTTGTATTGTGTAAGCCCCGTTCGGGTCGCATGCACCAAATCCGTGTTCATTTGCAGTACTTGGGTTATCCGATTCAAAACGACCCGTTGTACAACGACACGGTATTCGGCCCGGAGAAAGGCCGAGCCGGCAATTTCGGCAAGACCGACGAGCAACTAGTCCAGGACCTGATACACGCTCACAACGCCGAAAATTGGTCGGTGACCGACGACGGACTTCCTATTATACCGGTGGTAGACGATATACTTCCGGTTTTACTTGAGGCCGAGAACGGACGGCCGGTGGTAAAGAATTGTGCGACGGTCGACATGTCCACACAAACCGGAATCGACGTGCCGGACGTCGGATTTGATGAAACAAAGCTCACGGTAGACGCTCACTGCCAGGAGTGCAAGATCCGTTACAAGGATCCAAAACCCGCAGATCTTGTCATGTACTTGCATGCCTTGAAGTATAGTGGACCGGACTGGGCGTACGAAACGCCTATGCCCGCATGGGCCGATGTCAATTGGCAAGAGCCGTGA
- the LOC113556544 gene encoding RNA pseudouridylate synthase domain-containing protein 2-like isoform X1: protein MDNVVACMSYGRIGFGIQRFIKLFSKNSFAVPQKKMENNLLQYPALLIRNKSDVGVQCSTPNGLETTDCKSDEDDCQEKPDLLQISKRKLDDQNGHVKKPKKVKLDPVLITRPGYSAERFDETSYYIENGLRKVYPYYFTFTTYTKGRWVGRTLMDVFGEEFRAHSSDEYERHIEKGSLTINNERVTADYVLKHNDLLANVVHRHEVPVANGTIDVIHLDDDIVVVNKPSSIPVHPCGRYRHNTVIFVLAKEHGLRDLKTIHRLDRLTSGVLMFGRTQNRARTLEAQIRDRKVNKQYVCRVDGRFPESVECEQPIEVISYKIGVCKVSPSGKQCSTSFQLIGYNEKADISVVLCKPRSGRMHQIRVHLQYLGYPIQNDPLYNDTVFGPEKGRAGNFGKTDEQLVQDLIHAHNAENWSVTDDGLPIIPVVDDILPVLLEAENGRPVVKNCATVDMSTQTGIDVPDVGFDETKLTVDAHCQECKIRYKDPKPADLVMYLHALKYSGPDWAYETPMPAWADVNWQEP from the exons ATGGATAATGT AGTTGCGTGTATGTCGTATGGTCGAATTGGATTCGGAATTCAGCgattcataaaattgttttcaaagaaCTCGTTTGCTGTTCcgcaaaaaaaaatggaaaataatttattacaatatccgGCTTTGCTTATTCGCAATAAATCAGACGTCGGGGTACAGTGTTCCACACCAAACGGTTTAGAAACGACCGACTGTAAATCTGACGAAGACGACTGTCAAGAAAAACCAGATTTATTGCAGATAAGTAAACGTAAACTTGATGATCAGAACGGGCACGTCAAGAAGCCTAAGAAAGTCAAACTGGATCCAGTTCTAATTACGCGCCCAGGTTACTCGGCCGAGAGGTTCGACGAAACGTCTTATTACATTGAAAATGGTCTGAGGAAGGTTTATCCTTATTATTTCACGTTCACCACCTACACTAAAGGACGATGGGTGGGCAGGACTCTGATGGACGTGTTTGGCGAGGAGTTCCGCGCCCATTCGTCCGACGAATATGAACGGCACATCGAAAAGGGATCTTTGACGATAAACAATGAACGCGTGACCGCCGACTACGTATTGAAGCATAACGATCTTCTGGCGAACGTGGTGCATAGACATGAAGTGCCGGTGGCTAATGGCACGATCGACGTCATACACCTGGACGACGATATCGTAGTCGTCAACAAGCCCTCCAGCATTCCGGTGCACCCATGCGGCCGTTACAGGCACAACACCGTGATATTCGTGCTAGCGAAAGAGCACGGTCTGAGAGACCTGAAGACCATCCATCGACTCGACCGGTTGACTAGCGGTGTTCTGATGTTTGGCCGGACGCAGAACAGGGCGCGGACGCTGGAGGCTCAGATACGGGACCGGAAAGTAAACAAACAGTATGTGTGCCGCGTCGACGGCAGGTTTCCAGAATCGGTCGAGTGCGAGCAGCCGATCGAGGTGATCAGCTACAAGATTGGCGTGTGCAAGGTGTCGCCTAGCGGGAAACAGTGTAGCACGTCGTTCCAGCTGATAGGGTACAACGAGAAGGCGGATATCAGCGTTGTATTGTGTAAGCCCCGTTCGGGTCGCATGCACCAAATCCGTGTTCATTTGCAGTACTTGGGTTATCCGATTCAAAACGACCCGTTGTACAACGACACGGTATTCGGCCCGGAGAAAGGCCGAGCCGGCAATTTCGGCAAGACCGACGAGCAACTAGTCCAGGACCTGATACACGCTCACAACGCCGAAAATTGGTCGGTGACCGACGACGGACTTCCTATTATACCGGTGGTAGACGATATACTTCCGGTTTTACTTGAGGCCGAGAACGGACGGCCGGTGGTAAAGAATTGTGCGACGGTCGACATGTCCACACAAACCGGAATCGACGTGCCGGACGTCGGATTTGATGAAACAAAGCTCACGGTAGACGCTCACTGCCAGGAGTGCAAGATCCGTTACAAGGATCCAAAACCCGCAGATCTTGTCATGTACTTGCATGCCTTGAAGTATAGTGGACCGGACTGGGCGTACGAAACGCCTATGCCCGCATGGGCCGATGTCAATTGGCAAGAGCCGTGA